A region from the Oceanidesulfovibrio marinus genome encodes:
- a CDS encoding SPFH domain-containing protein, whose protein sequence is MNESLVMVAIIAAVVIILFLKTARVVPQKSEFVVERLGKYHSTLGAGFHILIPFLDRVSYRRSLKEEVMDIPSQICITRDNVSVEVDGVIYLMVIDSKLSSYGIENYKIGATQLAQTSLRSAIGKIDLDKTFEERDSINQQVVEAVDEAAQNWGVKVLRYEIKDITPPNSVMAAMEGQMKAEREKRAAISISEGDRQSRINRAEGARQEAIALSEGEKMKRINEAEGQAKEIELFAEATAQGVRTVAEALAERGGLAAANLRIAERYIQEFGHIAKEGNTLVIPSDLSDVSGMVASLTTVLETVKHKKGE, encoded by the coding sequence ATGAATGAATCCCTGGTGATGGTTGCGATAATAGCCGCCGTCGTCATTATCCTGTTCCTCAAGACGGCGCGGGTGGTACCGCAGAAGTCCGAGTTCGTGGTGGAGCGTCTGGGCAAGTACCACAGCACCTTGGGCGCGGGCTTCCACATCCTCATTCCCTTCCTGGACCGCGTGTCTTACCGCCGCAGCCTGAAGGAAGAGGTCATGGACATCCCCTCGCAGATCTGCATCACGCGGGACAACGTCTCCGTGGAGGTGGACGGCGTGATCTACCTCATGGTCATCGATTCCAAGCTCTCCAGCTACGGCATCGAGAACTACAAAATAGGCGCGACCCAGCTTGCACAGACCTCACTGCGCTCTGCCATCGGCAAGATCGATCTGGACAAGACCTTTGAGGAGCGCGATTCCATCAATCAGCAGGTGGTGGAGGCCGTGGATGAGGCGGCCCAGAACTGGGGTGTGAAGGTGCTGCGCTACGAGATCAAGGATATCACCCCGCCCAACTCGGTGATGGCCGCCATGGAAGGGCAGATGAAGGCCGAGCGCGAGAAGCGCGCCGCCATCTCCATTTCCGAGGGTGACCGCCAGTCGCGCATCAACCGCGCCGAAGGCGCTCGGCAGGAGGCCATAGCCCTGTCCGAAGGCGAGAAGATGAAGCGCATCAACGAGGCCGAAGGCCAAGCCAAGGAGATCGAGCTCTTTGCCGAAGCCACGGCCCAGGGCGTGCGCACCGTGGCCGAAGCCCTGGCCGAACGTGGTGGTCTGGCCGCCGCCAACCTGCGCATTGCCGAGCGCTACATCCAGGAGTTCGGCCATATCGCCAAGGAAGGCAACACCCTGGTCATCCCCTCCGACCTCTCCGACGTCTCGGGCATGGTGGCCTCGCTGACCACGGTGCTGGAGACGGTGAAGCACAAGAAAGGTGAGTAG
- a CDS encoding NfeD family protein produces MSATLIWFLVGVAFVVAELLMPGFILLFFALGSWLTAAAMLFFPSLTLQWQIAGFLAASLAFLFSLRRVALRTFSGNQSSQAGEDADPMAGRNAVVTKPIQPGHPGEVKCMGSFWRAESGVAIEEGATVRVAGKASADGLTLEVHPLTSEANKP; encoded by the coding sequence ATGTCCGCAACCCTCATCTGGTTCCTCGTCGGCGTCGCCTTTGTGGTGGCGGAGCTGCTCATGCCGGGCTTCATCCTGCTTTTTTTCGCCCTGGGCAGCTGGCTCACGGCGGCGGCCATGCTCTTCTTCCCGTCGTTGACCTTGCAATGGCAGATTGCCGGGTTCCTGGCGGCCTCGCTGGCGTTTCTCTTCAGCCTGCGGCGTGTGGCGCTGCGCACCTTTTCCGGCAATCAGAGCTCGCAAGCCGGAGAGGATGCTGATCCCATGGCCGGCCGCAACGCCGTGGTGACCAAGCCCATCCAGCCGGGGCATCCGGGCGAGGTGAAGTGCATGGGCAGTTTCTGGCGCGCCGAGTCCGGCGTGGCAATTGAAGAGGGTGCGACCGTGCGCGTGGCGGGCAAGGCGTCCGCCGACGGCCTGACCCTGGAAGTACATCCCCTTACTTCGGAGGCGAACAAGCCATGA